The Tenebrio molitor chromosome 3, icTenMoli1.1, whole genome shotgun sequence genome contains a region encoding:
- the LOC138127211 gene encoding synaptonemal complex protein 1-like, producing YDEAKGLRELEMNSNIEDCLALANLQPADLQELKNFLNLRANYYRAENSRMEATFLKLQLLDEDLQLFEECRGLIKKLDDIQQKLDIKELKPNAVALAYAQKLRKQNVYSKKLNIYLKMYLNLNEALTAKIKLLKCDYQQAQENVNRIVTSTDDELKTIKKKINVYEDELIKLEKYNSWLKNSDYDLLNISNEVNALVAARMQKEELVKELDCYCGLKPNLLEAREQLSQVKREYEEINKKLLDKY from the exons tatgacgAAGCAAAGGGTTTACGAGAGTTAGAGATGAATTCTAATATAGAAGATTGTTTGGCGCTGGCCAATTTACAACCAGCCGACTtacaagaattaaaaaatttcctgaATCTAAGGGCAAATTATTACCGTGCAGAAA ATTCTAGAATGGAGGCTAcatttttgaaacttcaattACTGGATGAAGATCTACAATTATTTGAAGAATGTAGAGGtctgattaaaaaattagatgaTATACAACAGAAACTGGATATTAAAGAGTTAAAACCAAATGCTGTAGCTTTAGCATATGCCCAGAAACtaagaaaacaaaatgtttattccaaaaaattgaacatatatctaaaaatgtatttaaatctAAATGAAGCATTAACAGCGAAGATAAAACTATTGAAATG TGATTATCAACAGGCACAAGAAAATGTTAATAGAATTGTAACTTCTACAGATGATGAACTTAAAAccatcaaaaagaaaattaatgtaTATGAagatgaattaatcaaattagaa AAATATAACAGCTGGTTAAAAAATAGTGATtatgatttattaaatatatcaAATGAAGTAAATGCATTGGTAGCTGCAAGAATGCAAAAAGAGGAATTAGTTAAAGAACTGGATTGTTATTGTGGTTTGAAACCTAATTTACTGGAAGCAAGAGAACAGCTCTCTCAGGTTAAAAGAGAATATGAggaaattaacaaaaagttgTTGGATAAATATTAA